The following proteins are encoded in a genomic region of Oncorhynchus kisutch isolate 150728-3 linkage group LG18, Okis_V2, whole genome shotgun sequence:
- the LOC109909907 gene encoding phospholipase D1 isoform X1, whose amino-acid sequence MLRQSEPTNSTLHLVATDMSEIMENLDTRELYLGDGEYDTTDFKLPEERRGFASVYNTVGFKEAEVKVFLSSPITAKILEVERFTSAQDRFNITSQRSVNKSLPAVFKIEMRHGEFSWVVKRKEKHFMDLHRELLRYKTFMRIPLPSRSHTVRRHSVRRSEVRAMPTLPRGSGDELAREEQVSSRRKALEDYLNKLLKMSMYRNYHATMEFIDVSQLSFIHDLGPKGLEGMVYKRSGGHRIPGLNCCGHSKMCYRWSKRWLVVKDSFLLYMKPDSGAIAFVLLVDKEFCIKMDSKDTETRHGVRIDSLSRALVLKCSSYRHARWWGQAIEGFVQKHGSAFLTDHRFGSFARQEHNIPAKWYVNGKTYMADVADALEEAEEEIFITDWWLSPEIFMKRPVVEGNRWRLDCILRRKAQQGVRIFVMLYKEVELALGINSEYSKRTLMHLHPNVKVMRHPDHVSSSVYLWAHHEKIIIIDQSVAFVGGIDLAYGRWDDREHRLTDVGSVTRSVALEQAEGSSFKMATAPTSSSAPSNGKGAAALVVDSGDQPKLKGLGRIRRTGFSMKRHLQKHGLAHADSVSSVDSSEEKTVRSMQTGIGGVGELVGDTRFWHGKDYCNFVYKDWIQLDKPFDDFIDRHTHPRMPWHDIASVVHGKAARDVARHFIQRWNFCKIMKPKYRSLSYPYLLPKSHTTAGEIRYQVPNCIPAKVQILRSASDWSAGIKYHEESIHNAYVHAIKNSQHYIYIENQFFISCTDNRHVFNKIGDAIAERIIQAYKEGKKFRVYVVTPLLPGFEGDINTGGGSAIQAVMHYNYRTMNRGDCSIISQLKREMDEQWMNYISFCGLRTHAELEGRLVTELVYVHSKMLIADDNTVIIGSANINDRSMLGKRDSEVAVIVEDSETVTAVMDGQEYQAGRYALALRLECFRTILGAHTDLSIDVSDPLSDHFYKEIWMTTCARNATIYQKVFRCLPSSDVRNILELEGYLAKPGLEREDSARAHEELKKIRGFLVQFPLDFLSEQNLLPPIGSKESMVPMEVWT is encoded by the exons ATGCTGCGCCAATCTGAGCCTACCAATAGCACGTTGCACCTGGTTGCCACGGATATGAGTGAAATTATGGAGAATTTGGACACTCGTGAGCTGTACCTAGGAGACGGGGAATATGACACTACAGACTTTAAACTCccag AGGAGCGTCGGGGCTTTGCGTCTGTCTACAATACTGTGGGGTTTAAGGAGGCAGAGGTCAAggtgtttctctcctctcccatcaccGCTAAGATACTAGAAGTGGAGAGATTCACCTCTGCACAGGACCGCTTCAATATCACATCACAGCGCAGTGTCAACAAG AGTCTGCCTGCGGTATTTAAGATTGAAATGAGACATGGAGAGTTCAGCTGGGTGGtcaagaggaaggagaaacactTCATGGACCTCCATAGAGAACTGCTCCGATACAAGACTTTCATGAGAATACCACTACCCTcccgcag ccaCACAGTGAGAAGGCATAGTGTtcggaggtcagaggtcagggccATGCCCACTCTGCCACGGGGGAGCGGGGATGAGCTGGCCCGGGAGGAACAGGTGTCCAGCAGGAGG AAAGCATTGGAGGACTACCTGAACAAGCTGCTGAAGATGTCTATGTACAGAAACTACCATGCtacg ATGGAGTTTATAGACGTCAGCCAGCTATCCTTCATCCATGATCTGGGACCTAAAGGCTT AGAAGGGATGGTGTACAAGCGGTCAGGTGGTCATCGTATCCCAGGACTTAACTGCTGTGGTCATAGCAAGATGTGCTACCGCTGGTCCAAACG ctggtTGGTGGTGAAGGATTCGTTCCTACTCTACATGAAGCCAGACTCGGGAGCCATTGCCTTTGTTCTCCTGGTGGATAAAGAGTTCTGCATCAAAATGGACTCCAAAGACACAGAGACCAGACACGGAGTACGGATTGATAGCCTTTCCAG GGCCCTGGTGTTGAAATGCAGCAGCTACAGACATGCCAGGTGGTGGGGTCAGGCCATCGAGGGCTTCGTCCAGAAGCATGGCTCTGCCTTCCTGACCGACCACCGCTTCGGTTCCTTCGCCCGACAGGAGCACAACATCCCAGCCAAATG GTATGTGAATGGGAAGACCTACATGGCTGACGTGGCAGACGCTCTGGAGGAGGCTGAAGAAGAGATCTTCATCACTGACTGGTG gcTGAGCCCTGAGATCTTTATGAAGAGGCCGGTTGTCGAGGGAAACCGCTGGCGCCTTGACTGCATCCTGAGACGCAAAGCG CAACAGGGAGTGCGTATCTTTGTGATGCTGTATAAGGAGGTGGAGCTAGCTCTGGGCATCAACAGTGAATACAGCAAGAGAACACTAATGCATCTCCACCCCAATGtcaag GTGATGCGTCATCCGGACCATGTCTCCTCCTCTGTATACCTGTGGGCGCATCACGAGAAGATCATCATCATCGACCAATCAGTGGCCTTCGTGGGTGGGATCGACCTGGCTTACGGTCGCTGGGATGACAGAGAGCACCGTCTGACGGACGTGGGGAGTGTGACACGCTCTGTAGCCCTGGAGCAG GCTGAGGGATCCTCCTTCAAGATGGCCACCGCACCGACCAGTAGTTCTGCCCCTAGCAATGGGAAGGGTGCTGCTGCCCTGGTAGTGGACTCAGGGGACCAGCCCAAGTTGAAGGGTCTGGGGAGAATTAGGAGGACAGGGTTCAGTATGAAGAGACACCTGCAGAAACATGGACTGGCCCACGCCGACTCTGTTAGCAGTGTGGATAGCTCAGAAGAGA AGACGGTGCGTAGCATGCAAACAGGaataggaggagtaggagagttGGTTGGAGATACAAGGTTCTGGCATGGGAAAGACTACTGCAACTTCGTATACAAAGACTGGATCCAACTGGACAAGCCCTTTGACG ACTTCATTGACAGACACACCCACCCCAGGATGCCGTGGCATGACATCGCCTCCGTGGTTCATGGGAAGGCTGCCAGGGATGTGGCCAGACACTTCATCCAGCGCTGGAACTTCTGCAAG ATAATGAAGCCAAAGTATCGTTCTCTCTCCTACCCGTACCTCCTGCCCAAGTCTCACACTACCGCAGGAGAGATCAGATACCAGGTCCCCAACTGCATCCCTGCAAAagtacag ATCCTGCGCTCAGCATCCGACTGGTCAGCTGGTATAAAGTACCATGAAGAATCCATCCACAACGCCTACGTCCACGCTATCAAGAACAGCCAACACTACATCTACATAGAG AACCAGTTCTTCATCAGCTGTACTGATAACAGACATGTCTTCAACAAGATAGGAGACGCCATCGCTGAACGCATCATCCAAGCATACAA GGAGGGTAAGAAGTTCAGAGTGTACGTAGTGACCCCCTTGTTGCCCGGCTTCGAAGGAGACATCAACACCGGAGGAGGCAGTGCCATTCAGGCTGTCATGCACTACAACTACAG AACCATGAACAGAGGAGATTGTTCCATCATATCTCAGCTGAAGAGAGAAa tggacGAGCAGTGGATGAACTACATCTCGTTCTGTGGTCTGAGGACCCATGCTGAACTGGAGGGACGCCTGGTCACAGAGCTCGTTTACGTCCACAGCAAGATGCTCATCGCAGACGACAACACCGTCATCATAG gttcGGCCAACATCAACGACCGCAGCATGTTGGGGAAGCGTGACAGCGAGGTGGCGGTGATCGTCGAAGACTCGGAGACCGTTACTGCGGTGATGGATGGACAGGAGTACCAGGCTGGTCGCTATGCACTGGCACTACGTCTAGAGTGCttcag GACTATCCTAGGGGCCCATACTGATCTGTCTATAGACGTGTCTGACCCTCTCAGTGATCACTT
- the LOC109909907 gene encoding phospholipase D1 isoform X2, translating into MLRQSEPTNSTLHLVATDMSEIMENLDTRELYLGDGEYDTTDFKLPEERRGFASVYNTVGFKEAEVKVFLSSPITAKILEVERFTSAQDRFNITSQRSVNKSLPAVFKIEMRHGEFSWVVKRKEKHFMDLHRELLRYKTFMRIPLPSRSHTVRRHSVRRSEVRAMPTLPRGSGDELAREEQVSSRRKALEDYLNKLLKMSMYRNYHATMEFIDVSQLSFIHDLGPKGLEGMVYKRSGGHRIPGLNCCGHSKMCYRWSKRWLVVKDSFLLYMKPDSGAIAFVLLVDKEFCIKMDSKDTETRHGVRIDSLSRALVLKCSSYRHARWWGQAIEGFVQKHGSAFLTDHRFGSFARQEHNIPAKWYVNGKTYMADVADALEEAEEEIFITDWWLSPEIFMKRPVVEGNRWRLDCILRRKAQQGVRIFVMLYKEVELALGINSEYSKRTLMHLHPNVKVMRHPDHVSSSVYLWAHHEKIIIIDQSVAFVGGIDLAYGRWDDREHRLTDVGSVTRSVALEQAEGSSFKMATAPTSSSAPSNGKGAAALVVDSGDQPKLKGLGRIRRTGFSMKRHLQKHGLAHADSVSSVDSSEEKTVRSMQTGIGGVGELVGDTRFWHGKDYCNFVYKDWIQLDKPFDDFIDRHTHPRMPWHDIASVVHGKAARDVARHFIQRWNFCKIMKPKYRSLSYPYLLPKSHTTAGEIRYQVPNCIPAKVQILRSASDWSAGIKYHEESIHNAYVHAIKNSQHYIYIENQFFISCTDNRHVFNKIGDAIAERIIQAYKEGKKFRVYVVTPLLPGFEGDINTGGGSAIQAVMHYNYRTMNRGDCSIISQLKREMDEQWMNYISFCGLRTHAELEGRLVTELVYVHSKMLIADDNTVIIGGFGQHQRPQHVGEA; encoded by the exons ATGCTGCGCCAATCTGAGCCTACCAATAGCACGTTGCACCTGGTTGCCACGGATATGAGTGAAATTATGGAGAATTTGGACACTCGTGAGCTGTACCTAGGAGACGGGGAATATGACACTACAGACTTTAAACTCccag AGGAGCGTCGGGGCTTTGCGTCTGTCTACAATACTGTGGGGTTTAAGGAGGCAGAGGTCAAggtgtttctctcctctcccatcaccGCTAAGATACTAGAAGTGGAGAGATTCACCTCTGCACAGGACCGCTTCAATATCACATCACAGCGCAGTGTCAACAAG AGTCTGCCTGCGGTATTTAAGATTGAAATGAGACATGGAGAGTTCAGCTGGGTGGtcaagaggaaggagaaacactTCATGGACCTCCATAGAGAACTGCTCCGATACAAGACTTTCATGAGAATACCACTACCCTcccgcag ccaCACAGTGAGAAGGCATAGTGTtcggaggtcagaggtcagggccATGCCCACTCTGCCACGGGGGAGCGGGGATGAGCTGGCCCGGGAGGAACAGGTGTCCAGCAGGAGG AAAGCATTGGAGGACTACCTGAACAAGCTGCTGAAGATGTCTATGTACAGAAACTACCATGCtacg ATGGAGTTTATAGACGTCAGCCAGCTATCCTTCATCCATGATCTGGGACCTAAAGGCTT AGAAGGGATGGTGTACAAGCGGTCAGGTGGTCATCGTATCCCAGGACTTAACTGCTGTGGTCATAGCAAGATGTGCTACCGCTGGTCCAAACG ctggtTGGTGGTGAAGGATTCGTTCCTACTCTACATGAAGCCAGACTCGGGAGCCATTGCCTTTGTTCTCCTGGTGGATAAAGAGTTCTGCATCAAAATGGACTCCAAAGACACAGAGACCAGACACGGAGTACGGATTGATAGCCTTTCCAG GGCCCTGGTGTTGAAATGCAGCAGCTACAGACATGCCAGGTGGTGGGGTCAGGCCATCGAGGGCTTCGTCCAGAAGCATGGCTCTGCCTTCCTGACCGACCACCGCTTCGGTTCCTTCGCCCGACAGGAGCACAACATCCCAGCCAAATG GTATGTGAATGGGAAGACCTACATGGCTGACGTGGCAGACGCTCTGGAGGAGGCTGAAGAAGAGATCTTCATCACTGACTGGTG gcTGAGCCCTGAGATCTTTATGAAGAGGCCGGTTGTCGAGGGAAACCGCTGGCGCCTTGACTGCATCCTGAGACGCAAAGCG CAACAGGGAGTGCGTATCTTTGTGATGCTGTATAAGGAGGTGGAGCTAGCTCTGGGCATCAACAGTGAATACAGCAAGAGAACACTAATGCATCTCCACCCCAATGtcaag GTGATGCGTCATCCGGACCATGTCTCCTCCTCTGTATACCTGTGGGCGCATCACGAGAAGATCATCATCATCGACCAATCAGTGGCCTTCGTGGGTGGGATCGACCTGGCTTACGGTCGCTGGGATGACAGAGAGCACCGTCTGACGGACGTGGGGAGTGTGACACGCTCTGTAGCCCTGGAGCAG GCTGAGGGATCCTCCTTCAAGATGGCCACCGCACCGACCAGTAGTTCTGCCCCTAGCAATGGGAAGGGTGCTGCTGCCCTGGTAGTGGACTCAGGGGACCAGCCCAAGTTGAAGGGTCTGGGGAGAATTAGGAGGACAGGGTTCAGTATGAAGAGACACCTGCAGAAACATGGACTGGCCCACGCCGACTCTGTTAGCAGTGTGGATAGCTCAGAAGAGA AGACGGTGCGTAGCATGCAAACAGGaataggaggagtaggagagttGGTTGGAGATACAAGGTTCTGGCATGGGAAAGACTACTGCAACTTCGTATACAAAGACTGGATCCAACTGGACAAGCCCTTTGACG ACTTCATTGACAGACACACCCACCCCAGGATGCCGTGGCATGACATCGCCTCCGTGGTTCATGGGAAGGCTGCCAGGGATGTGGCCAGACACTTCATCCAGCGCTGGAACTTCTGCAAG ATAATGAAGCCAAAGTATCGTTCTCTCTCCTACCCGTACCTCCTGCCCAAGTCTCACACTACCGCAGGAGAGATCAGATACCAGGTCCCCAACTGCATCCCTGCAAAagtacag ATCCTGCGCTCAGCATCCGACTGGTCAGCTGGTATAAAGTACCATGAAGAATCCATCCACAACGCCTACGTCCACGCTATCAAGAACAGCCAACACTACATCTACATAGAG AACCAGTTCTTCATCAGCTGTACTGATAACAGACATGTCTTCAACAAGATAGGAGACGCCATCGCTGAACGCATCATCCAAGCATACAA GGAGGGTAAGAAGTTCAGAGTGTACGTAGTGACCCCCTTGTTGCCCGGCTTCGAAGGAGACATCAACACCGGAGGAGGCAGTGCCATTCAGGCTGTCATGCACTACAACTACAG AACCATGAACAGAGGAGATTGTTCCATCATATCTCAGCTGAAGAGAGAAa tggacGAGCAGTGGATGAACTACATCTCGTTCTGTGGTCTGAGGACCCATGCTGAACTGGAGGGACGCCTGGTCACAGAGCTCGTTTACGTCCACAGCAAGATGCTCATCGCAGACGACAACACCGTCATCATAGGTGG gttcGGCCAACATCAACGACCGCAGCATGTTGGGGAAGCGTGA